In a genomic window of Cuculus canorus isolate bCucCan1 chromosome Z, bCucCan1.pri, whole genome shotgun sequence:
- the CETN3 gene encoding centrin-3 yields the protein MSLALRNELSVDKTKKKKRRELTEEQKQEIKDAFELFDTDKDNAINYHELKVAMRALGFDVKKADVLKILKDYDREATGKITFEDFNEVVTDWILDRDPQEEILKAFKLFDDDDSGKISLRNLRRVARELGENMSDEELRAMIEEFDKDGDGEINQEEFIAIMTGDI from the exons AAATGAGCTTTCAGTagacaaaactaaaaagaaaaaaagaagagaactgACCGAGGAACAGAAGCAAGAAATTAAAGATGCCTTTGAGTTGTTTGATACAGATAAAGATAATGCAATAAATTACCATGAATTGAAg GTGGCAATGAGGGCCTTGGGTTTTGATGTGAAAAAAGCGGATGTCCTGAAAATACTTAAAGATTATGATCGAGAAGCAACTGGCAAGATCACCTTTGAAGACTTTAATGAAGTTG TGACTGATTGGATATTGGACAGAGACCCACAAGAAGAAATACTCAAGGCATTCAAATTGTTTGATGATGATGACTCTGGTAAAATAAGTCTGAGAAACCTGCGCCGGGTTGCTAGAGAATTGGGTGAAAATATGTCTGATGAAGAACTACGGGCTATGATTGAAGAATTTGAtaaggatggagatggagaaa TCAACCAAGAAGAGTTCATTGCTATTATGACTGGAGATAtttag